In Heliangelus exortis chromosome 3, bHelExo1.hap1, whole genome shotgun sequence, the genomic stretch ataagttttatatttttcatgacCCAGACCGAGCATGTGAATGGATGCAGATAATCTCAGGACAAAGACAAATGTAAAGAGGCAAAAAACTTCCAGCTTAATGTTGAAACTATATGCATAGCTTTTCAGTGACCAGCTCATGGTTTGCATGATTTCAGACACTCTTACATGAAATGATCCACGCCCTGCTTTTTGTTACCAATAATGACAAAGATCGGGAATCTCACGGGCCAGAGTTCTGCAAGCACATGCGTCGCATCAATCGCTTGACTGGAGCCAATGTCACAGTAAGCATAATCCACTTAACCTCATTTAATAGatttcttcctgctttggtttttttttttagtatccCAGGTGTGGTATGAGTACTCTACTTGTTTTTGTCAGGCACTCTATAGTTGGTACTAATAGAGATTTGTGGCCAACAGTTCCATTGTTATTTTGTTGGGGATCATAGTGGGAACAGGCTGAGGAAGATGTGATGAGTTATTAGTTGTAGAATTTTCAATGAATCCTCtgtaagtatttttctttcaacttttaCACTTGAAACAACTTAATGATGCCAAGGACAGAATAATTCCATGTTCAGAACAATGTTTGGGGAAGAGCAGTCTGGCTTAGTTAGGATTTATATCCTAAGTAAATGGGTTAGAGGCTAATGGGTTGATGATATTTAAAACTAATGTGTCTAATAATATCAGTTAAGACACAAAGAGAATACAAAACTGCTACTGTTCTATGTGCATCTTAAACAGTAAGTCATTTGGGGTGAAATTACAGCTAGATTTTCAAAGCTATTTTATTGCAGTTCAAACAAGATAGCCAGGGCACCTTCCTACACatcttgtctttttaaaaagctttcttttaatGGTAGCTCAATATTGATCAAATTTTACCCAGGTTCAGCTTTTTTAGCTGGGAATGTGAAAACCACAGCAGTAACGGAGGGAATTAAAAGGGTAacatatgctttaaaaaaaactgtggAGCCAGTGATACAAAAGTAGAAACTTTCTGaagaaagaacttttttctttttttccttttacttaaCCCCAGATCTATCACAGTTTCCACGAGGAGGTGGATTTGTATCGCCAGCACTGGTGGCGCTGCAACGGCCCCTGCCGCAACCGCAGACCCTACTTTGGGTACGTGAAGCGTTCCATGAACAGAGCACCCTCTGCACGGGACTTCTGGTGGGCTGAGCATCAGGAGAAGTGTGGAGGTACATTCACAAAAGTGAAGGAGCCAGAGAACTTCTCTAAGAAATCCAAGGAGAAAACTCAGCCAGAAAAGGTTCCAGATTCCAAGTCAACTAACAAAggtatttgaaatatttttttttttcttttccaaactgttTTTGTCAAACTTCCTCGTACAAACACAGATCGACCTCTGCATGACCTTTTGTGTCATATTACTGCTCTGTAGCAAAGAAAAGGGCCCATTTTATTTGTGCATTTCCTTCTCAACTTCATTGTTTACAAGAGGTTCAGTTTGCACTGTTTTCAAGCAGCAGATTTTTTGGGTGAGCATGTCTATGTATGAAAAAAGTTACcaacttctctttctctttattttgcaGGCAAGACACAAATGCATGATACACAAGATCTGATGCCTTTTAGTGGGAAAGGGTATCGCCTTGGAGGAGGAAACAGTGgactctcagaaaaaaatacaaattccaGCAGCAGTTTTACAAACAGTGAAACACCAGGGTCACAGCATCATCCAGCTGTAAGGACAATACCAGTCCCTAAAAACGagataaaatttgaaaaatctcCCCGTAGTGGTATCTTCTTTCCACTTTATACTGATGATGCCAGTGAGAAAATCAACTTAGCTTCAAAGCGAGAGTTTCCTAAGCTCTCTGTTGCTAATACAAAAGCTTACAAGAATGTTGGTGGATCACCTGTTAAAATTGCTCgtgttacagaagaaaaagcaaagcaaagctctgCAAATGGCAAGAGGGTTGTACCATTCCATACCAGGCCACCAAAACAGATTTGTGTTGAGCAGACAACAGCAGCTCAGGTcacatctgagaaaaaaagccctgagtGTCCTAATGCACTACAGCAGTGGCCAAAACTGGAAGATAGAACTGCCTTTGAAaactatttcattaaaaaaaggagtACTGATGTCCCTTTAAGTATAAACACACCTGTGAAAACCAAAGCTGAATTTACAGTGTCCTCAGCGAgttccagcactgctgtgagGCAGGATAAAAAAGTCAGTTGTCCTGTTTGCCAGACTGAGGTTTTGGAGTCTAAAATAAATGAACACCTCGATTCTTGTCTTGCATAGGACCCTTCAGAATGTTTTCTCAAAAAGATAAATCAGGGCTGAAAGCGTTGCTTGAAACCAAATTTGCTCAGGATTTGCTTAGCTGCAGTTATTCTCCTGTGTGCCTGTTCTGAACTGGGCTGTAAACTTTCAGCATGCTGAACATCAGGTCTTGTGGAGCTGCACATCAGTGCTGACTAGGACTCAGTTGCTACTTGCATTCCAAAGTATCCAGCACTTGTGTTTTAGCTGCTGGATGTTTGTGCCAACGTTCTTGCTGCAGAATCTGAGTGATAGAAGAGAAGGTGGATACTTGCTGAAGTGCATGTTTCCAAggtagttttaaaaatttaaacatttttgatccttctaatttattttttgttctcaaGACCCCTTTGTGGTGTTGTTTTTAAGTGTCTTTGGCCATTCTGTAAGGTAACCACCTGTAAAAGGTAAGACTTGGAGTTTACTGCAATATAGTAAAGTGGCAGGTGTTTTTAGAAgagtaaatattttacataagCCACAGCTATACTCATGGTCTTTGTCACCTGTGACATTTTAGAAACAGGAGATGAGAGTGACAATCCTAATTatggtttttcttgacattGGTGGGAGAGGCATAGGCATCCTAATCTTAGCAAAGCTTCCATGTAGGGTTAATGGATGGATGgcaacaggaaaagagaaaattcagaggGGCAATGAAGGTGCTAGGACATCAAGCATGGAATACTTGGTAGATGAGAGGGCTCTGCACTTAATGGCTCGATTGGAAAAGATCATTTTGGAGAGCTCTTTTTTGTGAAGGATTTAAAAGTTGCCTATACTTGGAGTGGTCAAGTGGAAGCTATTAAATGTCAGTCTTTGCTGTGTCTCTTGGTCCAGAATCCTGGCTAGATTGTCCACTTTTTCTGATGGTTTGCACAAACTATGTTGAAAGTTCACTACTTTTTAGGATACGGGTATTATGTGACCCCCATATGCTGTTACTAGTAAGGAAAAGCTGTGAGGAATATTGGTAGCAATAAAGACTCTTCCTGTCTGTATTATAAAAGccttcagatttttcagttaAACTTCCAGTGCTGTACAGACCAAAATGGCATTAAATTGACATTAGCTgataggttttgttttgtttcctctggAGGGCAGCCAGGATGGTGGGTAGGATCCAACAAACCAGGGAGTTGAGCACTAAAACCATCCTGCTGTGAAGTTAGGAATGCTGAGCAGATGTGTTTTCTCTATAAACTTGCTGAAATGTTAATAGTTCTCTTGTTGCACTGGAAGTATTTAACTGGTTAAACAGTTAACAGCTTGATTCCTTACTAGTAAAaaggaatataaatatttttggttaaaaaaaaaaaaaaaaaaaaaaaaagagagagagagagaggaaagcaaaTTATGCTGTTTTGTATATTATAGCTACAACTATGGCTATTAATCTCAGATGCACCCATGTTTGCCTTTAATTACTTGCTGCTCCCCTTTGAAATTGGGAAATAAACTGATGTGCAATTGAATTTGACAAATGATACCTTTACTCTTTTCAAACattggtgtatttttttaaatactgacaACTGCAGATATTTAATGTGAATCGGGTTTTTCTTGCATATTCTGAATAAACTGGTATTGAATTCTCAATTTTCATCCAGCCTGTGTCTCACAGGGCAGTGTGGCCATGGTGTGTTACTCACCAGTGGGGTCACTTGTAGTTCCAGTAGCAGTCTGGTTTAATAGATTCTTTCTGCATTAAGACTTCTTCTTAATTCCCTTGTAAAATCCCTTTCTGAATATAGACTGCATCAACCTCTGCCTTCTCCACCATATTTTTAGTagtttcacttttttgtttgttttgcatttctgtggAAGATTTTACAGATCTCTAAACTCTAAAATCTGACATGTTAATTTTTCATAAACCTGCAACTTGACAGGGAAACTTGACATTTAAAAGGACAATGCTGCCCAGAAGTATTTGTGCTTTTGTATGTTTCTAAGGTGGGGAGATTCACACCATGAATGGTCTCTCACATGACACAAGTTTTCTCCTACTGTTCTCATCTCtgtcctgctttgtttttcccaCTGCAAATGATCAGAgtaaaggaaaagggagggttGTAGGAATTtctaaatagatttttttttttttcctaatgcctTTTCATCAGCAGTGTTCACCTGAACAGCAAACAGAACACAAATGTGGGAATTGGCCTGTAGAACTCAGTGAATGGTGTAGCCTGGAGCAGCTGGACGGGACAAAACTTAAGCAAATCCTCTCTCAAATATCCAAGTTTCCTGAAGTAGATCAGTTtgcaaaaaaatcaagcaatttTGGGCCTGCTGTGGCAACAAATGTATCACCTCTGCCCATGCCTGTTTTTACACTGAAGTATTATGATGCCAAGAGCTCTTACACAGAGATGAAGGTGGCAAGGCTGTGTGGACAGGCTTTGCAGTTGCTACCTGTTGCAGGCTATTATTAGctggttgttatttttttcttatgttcctGTGAATGCTGTTTCCCACAATTATAATGACTAccagtttgtttttaaattacactGGTAAATTTGGGTCAAAGGTGAGAAATTTCCTCTTCTCTATCAGTAGACTTTTTCCTGAGTGACTTTTAGGTACTGCCCAGAACACCACAAACTAATAATGGATCTTACACAAACATGTTTTCCTAAAGTGGAAATTTGGGAATTAAGTTAATATGCATGGCTTGCAAGCCAAATCAGGTAGGAGAGAGGTTAGCCAATGGGTTTTGCAAAACAAAGGCAAAAGCAGTCTCATTTGTGGGGATCTGGAGCTGCTCAAAATGATGGCTTCACATTTCTAGGGGTTCAGCTACTAAAGTGGGGTTAACTTCATTGTTTCATTATTGTCATAAGAGGCTGCTCTTACGTTGCCTTGAAAGCAGTCACCAGGCAAGAAATCTTGCAGTTCAGGCATTTGCAAGTATTTGTTACTTTATGGACATGTTACCTAGGAAGTTTTCATAATATTTCAGAGTTCTAAAGGAAGGAGTGGgaagcagaatttttctctGGACTGATAAAAATGAATTAGCATCTTGCAAGAAAATATGCAATAGAAGCAGCCTGCTTTTATACTGAGTTTTATAAGTGATGATGTGCTTTCCTCTGTACTTCACCATCTCCAGTACCTCCCACTTAGGATCTCTGGGTCACGTGGGAagtttatttttacagcaaGTTCTAATTCCATGTGTAAGCTGCTGAGCAGACTATTTCTGTTTAGAATACTTCTGAGGGCAGGTACCCCTGATCAGGCTGTGTAGGAGTTTGTTACCTGAGCCTTCTTTCCAGGAACACTTTTCAAGAGCACAACTAAATACTGTACAGTGGGAACAGGCTCTGCCACCTGATAGTTGAGCAGGGTTAATAATTAAGGATACCAGGTAATAATCCTTTATTAAATCAAAAGCTAGAGAGGGCTTAGTTGTTACTGGACAACTTGTGAACTATTCCTGAAATGGGGAGTCACAACTCAAACTTTGGGTTTCTCTTGGTGTAGCAGCAAGGTGTGCTGTAGAGTACATGGTTTATAgggattttcttcttccttggaGCCTCTTGAGtctgttctgttttccattCATACAGCATGCCCATAGATCCTGAAAGTAAAGTTACATTGGACTCACATCTGGATTTTTATGGTTGTTTGGAAGTCTTAATAGTTGTTTCCATATGACTGTAAAGGCTCCACATTAAACTACCCTTAAAATGTAGTTTATGTGTAAACAAGCCATAAGAGACctgtatttctgtgtgtttgtgtaggAATACCCTCTGTGTTTCCATATACTCGTCTGTagggaaaaaatagcaaacCACCAGGCTGTGTGGAGCCTGGGGATTCTTCAGCAGGCCATTAGGTGGCACTCCTGCCACTTCAGGAATTCTTATTTCTTCCTGTCCGACCTGTacagggaaagagaggaaagtgCAGAGTTGGCCCGCTCGTGTTTCACCTCCAGTGGCACTTCGGGCTGCAGAGGGATCAGCAGGAGCCCTGACTGGAGCACAGACAAGTTAAAGGAGGAGGAATGTGGGGAGTGTGTGGGGAGGCCTACGGCTACTGCAGAGCTGAGAAGTAAATTTACAACCATCTGGCTTTCTGTTAGT encodes the following:
- the SPRTN gene encoding DNA-dependent metalloprotease SPRTN; this encodes MEEEEEDFVLALQLQELWEAEDKAAACSEALPDPSPHRPLSVVDEAWELLDPSPDVRGLFVQFNETLFWGRLAAVEVSWSPRMTLCAGVCKYEGKGGMCSIRLSEPLLKLRPRKDLVETLLHEMIHALLFVTNNDKDRESHGPEFCKHMRRINRLTGANVTIYHSFHEEVDLYRQHWWRCNGPCRNRRPYFGYVKRSMNRAPSARDFWWAEHQEKCGGTFTKVKEPENFSKKSKEKTQPEKVPDSKSTNKGKTQMHDTQDLMPFSGKGYRLGGGNSGLSEKNTNSSSSFTNSETPGSQHHPAVRTIPVPKNEIKFEKSPRSGIFFPLYTDDASEKINLASKREFPKLSVANTKAYKNVGGSPVKIARVTEEKAKQSSANGKRVVPFHTRPPKQICVEQTTAAQVTSEKKSPECPNALQQWPKLEDRTAFENYFIKKRSTDVPLSINTPVKTKAEFTVSSASSSTAVRQDKKVSCPVCQTEVLESKINEHLDSCLA